A genomic segment from Sparus aurata chromosome 20, fSpaAur1.1, whole genome shotgun sequence encodes:
- the timp2a gene encoding metalloproteinase inhibitor 2a, producing MPLAVNGILCTLALLVLWRSEELAEACSCAPVHPQQAFCNADVVIRAKVVGEKEVDSGNDIYGNPIKRIQYEVKQIKMFKGPNQDIEAVFTAPVSAVCGVTLDVNGKKEYLISGKAEAGGRMHVTLCDYIMPWDTLSNTQKKGLSQRYQMGCECKIVRCPSLPCEISAPEECLWTDLMIEKQVYGRQANHYACIKRADNSCSWYRGVSSPKKEFLDGEEP from the exons ATGCCGTTAGCCGTTAACGGCATCCTTTGCACGCTCGCGCTGCTGGTCCTTTGGCGGTCGGAGGAGCTCGCGGAGGCGTGCAGCTGCGCCCCGGTCCACCCGCAACAGGCGTTCTGCAACGCCGATGTAG TGATTCGAGCAAAGGTGgtgggagagaaagaggtggATTCTGGGAATGATATCTACGGGAACCCCATCAAGAGGATCCAGTATGAGGTCAAACAGATCAAG ATGTTCAAGGGACCTAACCAGGACATCGAGGCTGTCTTCACTGCTCCTGTGTCTGCTGTCTGTGGAGTTACCCTGGACGTCAATGGCAAGAAGGAGTACCTGATCTCAG GCAAGGCCGAGGCCGGCGGGCGCATGCATGTGACCCTGTGTGATTACATCATGCCCTGGGACACCTTGAGCAACACCCAGAAGAAGGGCCTGAGCCAGCGCTACCAGATGGGCTGTGAATGCAAG ATCGTGCGCTGCCCCTCTCTGCCCTGCGAGATCTCAGCTCCTGAGGAGTGTCTGTGGACGGACCTGATGATCGAGAAGCAGGTTTACGGACGCCAGGCCAACCACTACGCCTGCATCAAGAGGGCGGACAACTCCTGCTCCTGGTACCGCGGCGTCTCATCGCCCAAGAAGGAGTTCCTGGACGGCGAGGAGCCTTAA